Proteins from a genomic interval of Bombyx mori chromosome 8, ASM3026992v2:
- the LOC101736140 gene encoding perilipin-4 isoform X38: MFSGIAGAFRSIGEKTASLFDRKKKDAEQLAAEKAQEAAHVVEDQVKKAGELIGGAEKSANDAASSAADAKHSAIDAIDKELSKVSLAAGEAADAANKAVADGKKVLDTTKDTLSTTADNTKKAAESAINTAKDTVSSTLESTKSAAQTAAETGKSYIDTATENTKSAAQSAFDTSKTFAASARDTVSNTLQSTAQGTKNSANIASNTTKTYVDSAKDTLANTVDTTKKTAQSTYETGKTYVDSAKDTVQNTLQSTVDTAKNVANTTVETGKDYVNTAKDTVASTVDTTKNAAASAVEKGATIVGAAKDNVANTVYSTVDSTKNAAASVVDKGSSLIGTAKDTVQNTVDTSKNVAASAVDKSTSFIGGARDSLTSTVHSAVDTTKNFGAATVEKGSAVIGTAKDTVAQTVHATVDATKNVAASAIEKGTTAIGSAKDTVATTLNTTVDATKSVASSAVEKGTSLIGTAKDTVANTVSTTVDTTKNVAASAVEKGTSLIETAKDTVAQTVDKTKTVAASAVDTSLSYAGAAKDTVANTVHSTVNLTKNAAASTYDKGAALVDSAKGTLAKTVDATQNVAAAAADKSAALFESTKDTLASTVESTKSTAGSVYDKGASYVGAAKDTVATTLFNTQDSSDLAERPEDVVEGAKDTINTTVDTTKKAAEEAKAQALKAAEDAKEKARLAAEAAKQEAQRVANAAVEESKKAAEKAAADASNAVTCTVDNTLKRVEGAADEGLRNAGQVVDAKIKDADKYLSEKRDNLVTGLSSAAHDASQSAAGLLSKGLTAFPK, translated from the exons GCGCATTTCGTAGCATCGGCGAGAAGACTGCATCTCTCTTCGACAGGAAGAAGAAGGATGCAGAGCAACTTGCCGCCGAGAAGGCACAGGAAGCCGCCCACGTTGTAGAAGACCAGGTCAAGAAGGCGGGCGAGCTTATTGGTGGAGCCGAGAAATCCGCCAACGATGCTGCTAGCTCAG CTGCCGATGCAAAGCACTCCGCAATCGACGCCATCGACAAGGAACTTTCGAAGGTGTCGCTTGCAGCAGGAGAGGCTGCGGACGCCGCCAACAAAGCCGTAGCTGATGGGAAGAAGGTCCTTGACACTACAAAAG ATACATTGTCGACCACCGCCGACAATACCAAGAAGGCTGCCGAGTCCGCAATAAACACAGCTAAAG ATACAGTCAGTAGTACATTGGAGAGTACTAAATCGGCTGCTCAGACCGCGGCGGAAACCGGAAAATCGTACATCGACACTGCCACAG AGAACACGAAATCGGCGGCCCAATCCGCATTCGATACAAGCAAGACGTTTGCGGCTAGCGCTAGAG ACACAGTATCAAACACACTCCAGAGTACCGCTCAGGGCACAAAGAACTCTGCGAACATTGCATCGAACACAACAAAAACATACGTAGATAGTGCTAAAG ACACGCTAGCGAACACTGTAGACACTACAAAGAAAACAGCACAAAGCACTTACGAAACTGGAAAAACATACGTTGATTCCGCTAAAG ATACAGTACAAAACACGCTACAGAGCACAGTAGATACAGCTAAGAATGTCGCTAATACAACAGTGGAAACCGGGAAGGATTATGTTAATACGGCAAAAG ATACCGTAGCGAGCACTGTAGACACTACGAAGAACGCTGCGGCATCTGCCGTTGAAAAGGGAGCTACTATTGTTGGTGCTGCCAAAG ACAATGTAGCAAATACTGTATACAGTACAGTTGATTCTACAAAGAATGCGGCTGCATCTGTAGTTGATAAAGGCTCTTCGTTAATTGGCACAGCTAAAG ACACTGTACAAAATACTGTAGACACGAGCAAAAACGTTGCTGCTTCTGCCGTAGATAAAAGCACATCTTTCATTGGTGGAGCAAGAG ATTCATTAACAAGCACAGTGCACAGCGCAGTAGACACCACTAAGAATTTTGGGGCGGCTACTGTTGAGAAGGGTTCAGCTGTTATTGGCACTGCTAAAG ATACTGTAGCTCAAACTGTACACGCCACCGTAGATGCAACTAAAAATGTTGCGGCTAGCGCTATCGAGAAAGGCACAACTGCAATTGGTTCCGCCAAAG ACACTGTAGCAACCACTCTAAACACAACCGTAGATGCTACGAAAAGTGTAGCGAGCTCTGCTGTAGAAAAAGGCACATCGTTAATCGGTACCGCAAAAG acaCAGTAGCAAACACAGTTAGTACTACAGTAGACACAACAAAAAACGTAGCAGCTTCTGCAGTTGAGAAAGGCACATCTCTCATTGAAACCGCCAAAG ACACAGTCGCACAAACTGTAGATAAAACGAAAACTGTAGCTGCATCAGCAGTTGATACAAGCTTGTCTTATGCTGGCGCTGCTAAag acACCGTAGCAAATACAGTTCATAGCACAGTAAATTTGACCAAAAATGCAGCGGCTTCTACATATGACAAAGGAGCGGCGCTCGTTGACAGTGCTAAAG GCACGTTGGCTAAAACCGTAGACGCAACGCAAAACGTAGCTGCAGCCGCTGCAGACAAAAGTGCCGCTCTATTTGAAAGCACTAAag ACACATTAGCGAGTACCGTTGAAAGTACAAAATCAACTGCCGGATCTGTATATGACAAAGGAGCATCGTATGTCGGCGCAGCCAAAG ATACAGTAGCAACCACTCTGTTTAATACCCAAGATTCTTCAGATTTAGCCGAGAGGCCAGAGGATGTCGTCGAAGGTGCAAAAG ATACCATCAACACTACCGTAGACACTACGAAGAAGGCCGCGGAAGAAGCCAAGGCACAAGCGCTAAAGGCTGCCGAAGACGCCAAAGAGAAGGCGCGATTAGCAGCCGAAGCAGCCAAGCAGGAGGCCCAGAGAGTAGCCA ATGCTGCAGTGGAAGAGTCCAAGAAGGCAGCCGAGAAAGCCGCTGCTGACGCCAGCAATGCCGTCACCTGCACCGTGGACAACACTCTCAAGCGCGTCGAAGGAGCCGCCGACGAGGGTCTACGGAACGCGGGACAGGTCGTCGACGCCAAGATCAAGGACGCCGACAAGTACCTGAGCGAGAAACGTGATAAC TTGGTGACCGGCCTGTCATCGGCAGCTCACGATGCGTCCCAGAGCGCAGCCGGTCTGCTCAGCAAGGGTCTGACCGCCTTCCCCAAGTAG
- the LOC101736140 gene encoding perilipin-4 isoform X1, translating to MFSGIADKNLGAFRSIGEKTASLFDRKKKDAEQLAAEKAQEAAHVVEDQVKKAGELIGGAEKSANDAASSAADAKHSAIDAIDKELSKVSLAAGEAADAANKAVADGKKVLDTTKDTLSTTADNTKKAAESAINTAKDTVSSTLESTKSAAQTAAETGKSYIDTATENTKSAAQSAFDTSKTFAASARDTVSNTLQSTAQGTKNSANIASNTTKTYVDSAKDTLANTVDTTKKTAQSTYETGKTYVDSAKDTVQNTLQSTVDTAKNVANTTVETGKDYVNTAKDTVASTVDTTKNAAASAVEKGATIVGAAKDNVANTVYSTVDSTKNAAASVVDKGSSLIGTAKDTVQNTVDTSKNVAASAVDKSTSFIGGARDSLTSTVHSAVDTTKNFGAATVEKGSAVIGTAKDTVAQTVHATVDATKNVAASAIEKGTTAIGSAKETVANTVSTTVDATKNVAAAVVEKGSTIVGTAKDTLANTVHTTVDTTKNVAASTVEKGASLIGTAKDTVATTLNTTVDATKSVASSAVEKGTSLIGTAKDTVANTVSTTVDTTKNVAASAVEKGTSLIETAKDTVAQTVDKTKTVAASAVDTSLSYAGAAKDTVANTVHSTVNLTKNAAASTYDKGAALVDSAKGTLAKTVDATQNVAAAAADKSAALFESTKDTLASTVESTKSTAGSVYDKGASYVGAAKDTVATTLFNTQDSSDLAERPEDVVEGAKDTINTTVDTTKKAAEEAKAQALKAAEDAKEKARLAAEAAKQEAQRVANAAVEESKKAAEKAAADASNAVTCTVDNTLKRVEGAADEGLRNAGQVVDAKIKDADKYLSEKRDNLVTGLSSAAHDASQSAAGLLSKGLTAFPK from the exons GCGCATTTCGTAGCATCGGCGAGAAGACTGCATCTCTCTTCGACAGGAAGAAGAAGGATGCAGAGCAACTTGCCGCCGAGAAGGCACAGGAAGCCGCCCACGTTGTAGAAGACCAGGTCAAGAAGGCGGGCGAGCTTATTGGTGGAGCCGAGAAATCCGCCAACGATGCTGCTAGCTCAG CTGCCGATGCAAAGCACTCCGCAATCGACGCCATCGACAAGGAACTTTCGAAGGTGTCGCTTGCAGCAGGAGAGGCTGCGGACGCCGCCAACAAAGCCGTAGCTGATGGGAAGAAGGTCCTTGACACTACAAAAG ATACATTGTCGACCACCGCCGACAATACCAAGAAGGCTGCCGAGTCCGCAATAAACACAGCTAAAG ATACAGTCAGTAGTACATTGGAGAGTACTAAATCGGCTGCTCAGACCGCGGCGGAAACCGGAAAATCGTACATCGACACTGCCACAG AGAACACGAAATCGGCGGCCCAATCCGCATTCGATACAAGCAAGACGTTTGCGGCTAGCGCTAGAG ACACAGTATCAAACACACTCCAGAGTACCGCTCAGGGCACAAAGAACTCTGCGAACATTGCATCGAACACAACAAAAACATACGTAGATAGTGCTAAAG ACACGCTAGCGAACACTGTAGACACTACAAAGAAAACAGCACAAAGCACTTACGAAACTGGAAAAACATACGTTGATTCCGCTAAAG ATACAGTACAAAACACGCTACAGAGCACAGTAGATACAGCTAAGAATGTCGCTAATACAACAGTGGAAACCGGGAAGGATTATGTTAATACGGCAAAAG ATACCGTAGCGAGCACTGTAGACACTACGAAGAACGCTGCGGCATCTGCCGTTGAAAAGGGAGCTACTATTGTTGGTGCTGCCAAAG ACAATGTAGCAAATACTGTATACAGTACAGTTGATTCTACAAAGAATGCGGCTGCATCTGTAGTTGATAAAGGCTCTTCGTTAATTGGCACAGCTAAAG ACACTGTACAAAATACTGTAGACACGAGCAAAAACGTTGCTGCTTCTGCCGTAGATAAAAGCACATCTTTCATTGGTGGAGCAAGAG ATTCATTAACAAGCACAGTGCACAGCGCAGTAGACACCACTAAGAATTTTGGGGCGGCTACTGTTGAGAAGGGTTCAGCTGTTATTGGCACTGCTAAAG ATACTGTAGCTCAAACTGTACACGCCACCGTAGATGCAACTAAAAATGTTGCGGCTAGCGCTATCGAGAAAGGCACAACTGCAATTGGTTCCGCCAAAG AAACCGTAGCAAATACTGTGAGCACAACTGTAGACGCAACAAAAAACGTTGCAGCAGCAGTAGTTGAAAAAGGTTCAACGATTGTGGGAACAGCAAAAG ATACGCTTGCAAACACCGTTCACACCACTGTAGATACTACGAAAAATGTAGCAGCATCGACCGTTGAAAAGGGCGCCTCTCTTATAGGCACTGCTAAAG ACACTGTAGCAACCACTCTAAACACAACCGTAGATGCTACGAAAAGTGTAGCGAGCTCTGCTGTAGAAAAAGGCACATCGTTAATCGGTACCGCAAAAG acaCAGTAGCAAACACAGTTAGTACTACAGTAGACACAACAAAAAACGTAGCAGCTTCTGCAGTTGAGAAAGGCACATCTCTCATTGAAACCGCCAAAG ACACAGTCGCACAAACTGTAGATAAAACGAAAACTGTAGCTGCATCAGCAGTTGATACAAGCTTGTCTTATGCTGGCGCTGCTAAag acACCGTAGCAAATACAGTTCATAGCACAGTAAATTTGACCAAAAATGCAGCGGCTTCTACATATGACAAAGGAGCGGCGCTCGTTGACAGTGCTAAAG GCACGTTGGCTAAAACCGTAGACGCAACGCAAAACGTAGCTGCAGCCGCTGCAGACAAAAGTGCCGCTCTATTTGAAAGCACTAAag ACACATTAGCGAGTACCGTTGAAAGTACAAAATCAACTGCCGGATCTGTATATGACAAAGGAGCATCGTATGTCGGCGCAGCCAAAG ATACAGTAGCAACCACTCTGTTTAATACCCAAGATTCTTCAGATTTAGCCGAGAGGCCAGAGGATGTCGTCGAAGGTGCAAAAG ATACCATCAACACTACCGTAGACACTACGAAGAAGGCCGCGGAAGAAGCCAAGGCACAAGCGCTAAAGGCTGCCGAAGACGCCAAAGAGAAGGCGCGATTAGCAGCCGAAGCAGCCAAGCAGGAGGCCCAGAGAGTAGCCA ATGCTGCAGTGGAAGAGTCCAAGAAGGCAGCCGAGAAAGCCGCTGCTGACGCCAGCAATGCCGTCACCTGCACCGTGGACAACACTCTCAAGCGCGTCGAAGGAGCCGCCGACGAGGGTCTACGGAACGCGGGACAGGTCGTCGACGCCAAGATCAAGGACGCCGACAAGTACCTGAGCGAGAAACGTGATAAC TTGGTGACCGGCCTGTCATCGGCAGCTCACGATGCGTCCCAGAGCGCAGCCGGTCTGCTCAGCAAGGGTCTGACCGCCTTCCCCAAGTAG
- the LOC101736140 gene encoding perilipin-4 isoform X18 — MFSGIADKNLGAFRSIGEKTASLFDRKKKDAEQLAAEKAQEAAHVVEDQVKKAGELIGGAEKSANDAASSAADAKHSAIDAIDKELSKVSLAAGEAADAANKAVADGKKVLDTTKDTLSTTADNTKKAAESAINTAKDTVSSTLESTKSAAQTAAETGKSYIDTATENTKSAAQSAFDTSKTFAASARDTAQDSLQTTLNSYVSAAYSAIDIGRTCLETAKDTLANTVDTTKKTAQSTYETGKTYVDSAKDTVQNTLQSTVDTAKNVANTTVETGKDYVNTAKDTVASTVDTTKNAAASAVEKGATIVGAAKDNVANTVYSTVDSTKNAAASVVDKGSSLIGTAKDTVQNTVDTSKNVAASAVDKSTSFIGGARDSLTSTVHSAVDTTKNFGAATVEKGSAVIGTAKDTVAQTVHATVDATKNVAASAIEKGTTAIGSAKDTLANTVHTTVDTTKNVAASTVEKGASLIGTAKDTVATTLNTTVDATKSVASSAVEKGTSLIGTAKDTVANTVSTTVDTTKNVAASAVEKGTSLIETAKDTVAQTVDKTKTVAASAVDTSLSYAGAAKDTVANTVHSTVNLTKNAAASTYDKGAALVDSAKGTLAKTVDATQNVAAAAADKSAALFESTKDTLASTVESTKSTAGSVYDKGASYVGAAKDTVATTLFNTQDSSDLAERPEDVVEGAKDTINTTVDTTKKAAEEAKAQALKAAEDAKEKARLAAEAAKQEAQRVANAAVEESKKAAEKAAADASNAVTCTVDNTLKRVEGAADEGLRNAGQVVDAKIKDADKYLSEKRDNLVTGLSSAAHDASQSAAGLLSKGLTAFPK; from the exons GCGCATTTCGTAGCATCGGCGAGAAGACTGCATCTCTCTTCGACAGGAAGAAGAAGGATGCAGAGCAACTTGCCGCCGAGAAGGCACAGGAAGCCGCCCACGTTGTAGAAGACCAGGTCAAGAAGGCGGGCGAGCTTATTGGTGGAGCCGAGAAATCCGCCAACGATGCTGCTAGCTCAG CTGCCGATGCAAAGCACTCCGCAATCGACGCCATCGACAAGGAACTTTCGAAGGTGTCGCTTGCAGCAGGAGAGGCTGCGGACGCCGCCAACAAAGCCGTAGCTGATGGGAAGAAGGTCCTTGACACTACAAAAG ATACATTGTCGACCACCGCCGACAATACCAAGAAGGCTGCCGAGTCCGCAATAAACACAGCTAAAG ATACAGTCAGTAGTACATTGGAGAGTACTAAATCGGCTGCTCAGACCGCGGCGGAAACCGGAAAATCGTACATCGACACTGCCACAG AGAACACGAAATCGGCGGCCCAATCCGCATTCGATACAAGCAAGACGTTTGCGGCTAGCGCTAGAG ATACAGCGCAGGATTCGCTGCAAACAACATTAAATTCGTATGTGAGCGCTGCGTATTCCGCTATAGATATTGGCAGAACTTGCTTGGAAACCGCTAAAG ACACGCTAGCGAACACTGTAGACACTACAAAGAAAACAGCACAAAGCACTTACGAAACTGGAAAAACATACGTTGATTCCGCTAAAG ATACAGTACAAAACACGCTACAGAGCACAGTAGATACAGCTAAGAATGTCGCTAATACAACAGTGGAAACCGGGAAGGATTATGTTAATACGGCAAAAG ATACCGTAGCGAGCACTGTAGACACTACGAAGAACGCTGCGGCATCTGCCGTTGAAAAGGGAGCTACTATTGTTGGTGCTGCCAAAG ACAATGTAGCAAATACTGTATACAGTACAGTTGATTCTACAAAGAATGCGGCTGCATCTGTAGTTGATAAAGGCTCTTCGTTAATTGGCACAGCTAAAG ACACTGTACAAAATACTGTAGACACGAGCAAAAACGTTGCTGCTTCTGCCGTAGATAAAAGCACATCTTTCATTGGTGGAGCAAGAG ATTCATTAACAAGCACAGTGCACAGCGCAGTAGACACCACTAAGAATTTTGGGGCGGCTACTGTTGAGAAGGGTTCAGCTGTTATTGGCACTGCTAAAG ATACTGTAGCTCAAACTGTACACGCCACCGTAGATGCAACTAAAAATGTTGCGGCTAGCGCTATCGAGAAAGGCACAACTGCAATTGGTTCCGCCAAAG ATACGCTTGCAAACACCGTTCACACCACTGTAGATACTACGAAAAATGTAGCAGCATCGACCGTTGAAAAGGGCGCCTCTCTTATAGGCACTGCTAAAG ACACTGTAGCAACCACTCTAAACACAACCGTAGATGCTACGAAAAGTGTAGCGAGCTCTGCTGTAGAAAAAGGCACATCGTTAATCGGTACCGCAAAAG acaCAGTAGCAAACACAGTTAGTACTACAGTAGACACAACAAAAAACGTAGCAGCTTCTGCAGTTGAGAAAGGCACATCTCTCATTGAAACCGCCAAAG ACACAGTCGCACAAACTGTAGATAAAACGAAAACTGTAGCTGCATCAGCAGTTGATACAAGCTTGTCTTATGCTGGCGCTGCTAAag acACCGTAGCAAATACAGTTCATAGCACAGTAAATTTGACCAAAAATGCAGCGGCTTCTACATATGACAAAGGAGCGGCGCTCGTTGACAGTGCTAAAG GCACGTTGGCTAAAACCGTAGACGCAACGCAAAACGTAGCTGCAGCCGCTGCAGACAAAAGTGCCGCTCTATTTGAAAGCACTAAag ACACATTAGCGAGTACCGTTGAAAGTACAAAATCAACTGCCGGATCTGTATATGACAAAGGAGCATCGTATGTCGGCGCAGCCAAAG ATACAGTAGCAACCACTCTGTTTAATACCCAAGATTCTTCAGATTTAGCCGAGAGGCCAGAGGATGTCGTCGAAGGTGCAAAAG ATACCATCAACACTACCGTAGACACTACGAAGAAGGCCGCGGAAGAAGCCAAGGCACAAGCGCTAAAGGCTGCCGAAGACGCCAAAGAGAAGGCGCGATTAGCAGCCGAAGCAGCCAAGCAGGAGGCCCAGAGAGTAGCCA ATGCTGCAGTGGAAGAGTCCAAGAAGGCAGCCGAGAAAGCCGCTGCTGACGCCAGCAATGCCGTCACCTGCACCGTGGACAACACTCTCAAGCGCGTCGAAGGAGCCGCCGACGAGGGTCTACGGAACGCGGGACAGGTCGTCGACGCCAAGATCAAGGACGCCGACAAGTACCTGAGCGAGAAACGTGATAAC TTGGTGACCGGCCTGTCATCGGCAGCTCACGATGCGTCCCAGAGCGCAGCCGGTCTGCTCAGCAAGGGTCTGACCGCCTTCCCCAAGTAG
- the LOC101736140 gene encoding perilipin-4 isoform X24: protein MFSGIAGAFRSIGEKTASLFDRKKKDAEQLAAEKAQEAAHVVEDQVKKAGELIGGAEKSANDAASSAADAKHSAIDAIDKELSKVSLAAGEAADAANKAVADGKKVLDTTKDTLSTTADNTKKAAESAINTAKDTVSSTLESTKSAAQTAAETGKSYIDTATDTVSNTLQSTAQGTKNSANIASNTTKTYVDSAKDTLANTVDTTKKTAQSTYETGKTYVDSAKDTVQNTLQSTVDTAKNVANTTVETGKDYVNTAKDTVASTVDTTKNAAASAVEKGATIVGAAKDNVANTVYSTVDSTKNAAASVVDKGSSLIGTAKDTVQNTVDTSKNVAASAVDKSTSFIGGARDSLTSTVHSAVDTTKNFGAATVEKGSAVIGTAKDTVAQTVHATVDATKNVAASAIEKGTTAIGSAKETVANTVSTTVDATKNVAAAVVEKGSTIVGTAKDTLANTVHTTVDTTKNVAASTVEKGASLIGTAKDTVATTLNTTVDATKSVASSAVEKGTSLIGTAKDTVANTVSTTVDTTKNVAASAVEKGTSLIETAKDTVAQTVDKTKTVAASAVDTSLSYAGAAKDTVANTVHSTVNLTKNAAASTYDKGAALVDSAKGTLAKTVDATQNVAAAAADKSAALFESTKDTLASTVESTKSTAGSVYDKGASYVGAAKDTINTTVDTTKKAAEEAKAQALKAAEDAKEKARLAAEAAKQEAQRVANAAVEESKKAAEKAAADASNAVTCTVDNTLKRVEGAADEGLRNAGQVVDAKIKDADKYLSEKRDNLVTGLSSAAHDASQSAAGLLSKGLTAFPK from the exons GCGCATTTCGTAGCATCGGCGAGAAGACTGCATCTCTCTTCGACAGGAAGAAGAAGGATGCAGAGCAACTTGCCGCCGAGAAGGCACAGGAAGCCGCCCACGTTGTAGAAGACCAGGTCAAGAAGGCGGGCGAGCTTATTGGTGGAGCCGAGAAATCCGCCAACGATGCTGCTAGCTCAG CTGCCGATGCAAAGCACTCCGCAATCGACGCCATCGACAAGGAACTTTCGAAGGTGTCGCTTGCAGCAGGAGAGGCTGCGGACGCCGCCAACAAAGCCGTAGCTGATGGGAAGAAGGTCCTTGACACTACAAAAG ATACATTGTCGACCACCGCCGACAATACCAAGAAGGCTGCCGAGTCCGCAATAAACACAGCTAAAG ATACAGTCAGTAGTACATTGGAGAGTACTAAATCGGCTGCTCAGACCGCGGCGGAAACCGGAAAATCGTACATCGACACTGCCACAG ACACAGTATCAAACACACTCCAGAGTACCGCTCAGGGCACAAAGAACTCTGCGAACATTGCATCGAACACAACAAAAACATACGTAGATAGTGCTAAAG ACACGCTAGCGAACACTGTAGACACTACAAAGAAAACAGCACAAAGCACTTACGAAACTGGAAAAACATACGTTGATTCCGCTAAAG ATACAGTACAAAACACGCTACAGAGCACAGTAGATACAGCTAAGAATGTCGCTAATACAACAGTGGAAACCGGGAAGGATTATGTTAATACGGCAAAAG ATACCGTAGCGAGCACTGTAGACACTACGAAGAACGCTGCGGCATCTGCCGTTGAAAAGGGAGCTACTATTGTTGGTGCTGCCAAAG ACAATGTAGCAAATACTGTATACAGTACAGTTGATTCTACAAAGAATGCGGCTGCATCTGTAGTTGATAAAGGCTCTTCGTTAATTGGCACAGCTAAAG ACACTGTACAAAATACTGTAGACACGAGCAAAAACGTTGCTGCTTCTGCCGTAGATAAAAGCACATCTTTCATTGGTGGAGCAAGAG ATTCATTAACAAGCACAGTGCACAGCGCAGTAGACACCACTAAGAATTTTGGGGCGGCTACTGTTGAGAAGGGTTCAGCTGTTATTGGCACTGCTAAAG ATACTGTAGCTCAAACTGTACACGCCACCGTAGATGCAACTAAAAATGTTGCGGCTAGCGCTATCGAGAAAGGCACAACTGCAATTGGTTCCGCCAAAG AAACCGTAGCAAATACTGTGAGCACAACTGTAGACGCAACAAAAAACGTTGCAGCAGCAGTAGTTGAAAAAGGTTCAACGATTGTGGGAACAGCAAAAG ATACGCTTGCAAACACCGTTCACACCACTGTAGATACTACGAAAAATGTAGCAGCATCGACCGTTGAAAAGGGCGCCTCTCTTATAGGCACTGCTAAAG ACACTGTAGCAACCACTCTAAACACAACCGTAGATGCTACGAAAAGTGTAGCGAGCTCTGCTGTAGAAAAAGGCACATCGTTAATCGGTACCGCAAAAG acaCAGTAGCAAACACAGTTAGTACTACAGTAGACACAACAAAAAACGTAGCAGCTTCTGCAGTTGAGAAAGGCACATCTCTCATTGAAACCGCCAAAG ACACAGTCGCACAAACTGTAGATAAAACGAAAACTGTAGCTGCATCAGCAGTTGATACAAGCTTGTCTTATGCTGGCGCTGCTAAag acACCGTAGCAAATACAGTTCATAGCACAGTAAATTTGACCAAAAATGCAGCGGCTTCTACATATGACAAAGGAGCGGCGCTCGTTGACAGTGCTAAAG GCACGTTGGCTAAAACCGTAGACGCAACGCAAAACGTAGCTGCAGCCGCTGCAGACAAAAGTGCCGCTCTATTTGAAAGCACTAAag ACACATTAGCGAGTACCGTTGAAAGTACAAAATCAACTGCCGGATCTGTATATGACAAAGGAGCATCGTATGTCGGCGCAGCCAAAG ATACCATCAACACTACCGTAGACACTACGAAGAAGGCCGCGGAAGAAGCCAAGGCACAAGCGCTAAAGGCTGCCGAAGACGCCAAAGAGAAGGCGCGATTAGCAGCCGAAGCAGCCAAGCAGGAGGCCCAGAGAGTAGCCA ATGCTGCAGTGGAAGAGTCCAAGAAGGCAGCCGAGAAAGCCGCTGCTGACGCCAGCAATGCCGTCACCTGCACCGTGGACAACACTCTCAAGCGCGTCGAAGGAGCCGCCGACGAGGGTCTACGGAACGCGGGACAGGTCGTCGACGCCAAGATCAAGGACGCCGACAAGTACCTGAGCGAGAAACGTGATAAC TTGGTGACCGGCCTGTCATCGGCAGCTCACGATGCGTCCCAGAGCGCAGCCGGTCTGCTCAGCAAGGGTCTGACCGCCTTCCCCAAGTAG